The following is a genomic window from Amycolatopsis cihanbeyliensis.
TCCAGCGGCCGTAGCTCATCCCGATGCCCAGGTTGCCCACGAGCATCCCGGCGAGCTCGCTCGGCCGGCGGGTGCGGAACACCTGCCGGTGCGCGAGGTCGTGCGCGACCAGTGCGACCTGGGCGAAGATGATCGCGAACCCCGCCGCGAGCGCGAGCTGCCACCAGGAGTCACCGAGCGCGAGGAAGGCGGCGATGCCAGCCCCGTACAGGGCGGCGATGAGCCCGGTCCGGAGCAGGTAGTAGCCCGGCCGCCTGCCGAGCAGGCCCGCACCGGCGACCCGCCGCGACAACTCCGCGTAGTCGCTTCCCGCCCTCGCCGGTCGTCCCATGTCGTTGATCGTCATGGCAGCCATTGTGTTGAACCGGGTTCTCGCTGGGAATCATGCCGGCACCCTGGTGCGTGCGGGGGCTGGCCCCACCGCCTCGCCGGGTAGTCCGGTCCAGCGAGAAAACGCGAATAGTCTTCACAAATTGCGGTACTCGCCGGTAGTGTGCGGCTGGTCACACCCTGCGAGAGGAGCGGCGGTATGCGCGCGCGGCTTGGAGTACTCCTCGGGACCATCGCACTGGCCACCGGCCTGCTGGCGCCACCGGCCGCGCCCGCCGCCCCGCAGCGGCCACCGGTCGAGGACTTCTGCGGCGACCAGTGCTCGGATATCCTGCCGCCGGGGCAGAACGGCAACGCCACCCTCGCCGACATCCTGCTGCACCAGGTGTTCGGCAGCCGGCCCGCGCATGCCGACGACCAGCTCGGGCCGTACGCCGCGCTTGCCGACGGCTACCCGGGGCTGACCACCGAGACCATCAACGAGTTCTTCAACGACGCCTCCTTCGGGGTGCCCGACGATCAGGTGGTCAGCACCATCCGGCCGCGTTCCGACGTCACGATCGTCCGGGACAAGGCCACCGGCGTGCCGCATATCCACGGAACCACCCGCTCGGGCACCGAGTTCGGTGCCGGCTACGCGGCCGCGCAGGACCGGCTGTGGCTGATGGACATCATGCGCAGGGTCGGCCGGGGTGAGCTGACACCGTTCGCCGGCGGCGCCGAGGGTAACCGCGCGCTGGAACAGCAGTTCTTCGCCGCCTCCCCGTACACCGAGGCCGAGCTGCGGCAGCAGATCGACCAGGTCGCCGAGTCCGGACCGCTCGGCAGGCGTGGCCTCGCCGACGCGAAATCCTATGTGGACGGAATCAACGCCTACATCGAGGACGCGCACGGTGGCAGGTACTTCCCCGGCGAGTACGTGCTGACCGGGCACGTGGACGCGATCACCAACGCCGGGGAGATCGCGCCGTTCCGGCTGACCGACCTGGTGGTGCTCGCCTCGGTGGTGGGCGCCCAGTTCGGTGGCGGTGGCGGCGGCGAGGTGCGGGCCGCGATCGCCAAGCTGGCGATCCAGGAACGGTACGGGCTCGCCGAGGGGGAGCGGGTCTGGCGCGGCCTGCGCGCCGAGGACGACCCGGAAACGGTGCGCACCCTGCACGAGGGCCAGAGCTTCCCGTACGGCAAGGCCCCGGAGCACCCTCGGGGCGTCGCCATGCCCGAGCCGGGTTCGGTGACGCCGCAGCAACTCGTGTTCGACCGCACCGGTTCCGCCGGCTCGCAGCAGAACGTCGCGGTGCGGCCGGTGGACACGCACGGCATGTCCAACGCGCTGGTGGTGTCCGGGGAGCAGACCGAGAGCGGCAACCCGGTGGCGGTGTTCGGCCCGCAGACCGGGTACTTCGCGCCGCAACTGCTGATGTTGCAGGAACTGCAGGGGCCCGGGATCAGCGCCCGCGGAGCGTCCTTCGCCGGGCTGAGCTTCTACGTGCTGCTCGGTCGCGGGCAGGACTACGCCTGGAGCGCGACCACCTCGGCGCAGGACATCACCGACACCTACGCGGTGGAACTGTGCGAACCGGACGGTTCCGCGCCCACCAGGGAGTCGAACTTCTACACCTTCCGCGGCGAGTGCCTGCCGATGGAGGTGGTGGAGCGGAAGAACGCATGGGAGCCGACCGTGGCGGACTCGACCCCGGCCGGGTCGTACACCCTGCGCGCCTTCCGGACCGAGTACGGGCCGGTGACTCACCGCGCGATGGTGGACGGCAGGCCGGTGGCCTACGCGGCGTTGCGTTCCACCTACTTCCACGAGGTGGAGTCCCTGCTCGGGTTCCAGCAGTTCAACGACCCCGGCGCGATCCGCTCCGCCGAGGACTTCCAGCGCGCGGCCGACCTGGTGAACTACACCTTCAACTGGTTCTATGTGGACGCGGAGGACACCGCGTACTACAACTCGGGCGCCAACCCGCAACGTAACTCTACAGTGGACCCCAGTCTACCGGTCCTCGGCAACGCGGGGTTCGACTGGCAGGGCTGGAATCCGGACGGCAACACCGCCGAGTACACCCCCTTCGCCGAGCACCCGAACTCGATCAACCAGGACTACTACATAAGCTGGAACAACGCGCAGGCCAAGGACTACGCCGCCGCGGGCTACGGCAAGTCCTCGGTGCACCGCGGTGACCTGCTGGACACCAGGGTCCGCGCGCTTGTCACCGGCGGGGCGGGTGTCACCAGGGCGAACCTCACCCAGGCGATGGCCGAGGCCGGGCTGGCCGACCTGCGCGCGGAGCGGGTGCTGCCGGTGCTGCTACGCGTGCTGGACACCGCTCCGGTGCGGGATCCCGCCGCCGCGGCGGCGATCGAGAAGCTGCGTGCCTGGCTGGCCGATGGCGGGCTGCGGGCGGAGACCGAACCGGGCGGCCGGGCCTACCGGCACGCCGAGGCGATCAAGATCATGGACGCCTGGTGGCCGCTGCTGGTGCGGGCGCAGTTCGAACCGGCGATGGGTCCCGCGGCCTTCACGGCGATGACCAGGGTGCTGCAGATCAACGAGTCGCCGTCCGGGTTCCAGAACGCCGAGCCCGGCCAGCGGGTCGGTCAGCCGCACCAGGGCTCCGCCTACCAGCGCGGCTGGTGGGGGTACGTGCACAAGGACCTGCGCTCGCTGCTCGGCGAGCGGGTGCGTGGCCCGCTCGGTGACCGGTTCTGCGGCGGTGGGGATCTCGCCCGCTGCCACCAGGCGCTGGTGGACACGGTGACGCGGGCGGCGGCGCAGCCGATCGCGGAGGTCTACCCGGGGGACAGTACATGCGACGCCGGGGACCAGTGGTGCGCCGACTCGATCGTGCACCGCGCGCTCGGCGGCATCACCCAGGACCCGATCAGCACCCAGAACCGGCCCACGTTCCAGCAGGTCGTGGAGTTCCCCCGGAAACGCTGACCAGCGCTTGTTCCTCAACGCGTGACACGATCGGCTCGGCCGGGCTCGGACTCCGCGACGAGCGTCATGGTCACAGGTGGGTTGCCCAGCCACCCCGCTCGTGGGCTCCGCCACGCGCGTTCTCCACTCATCTCGGGCAGCTGACTCCAGTTCGGGAACAGGCTCAGGGGGCGTGGCAGGCTGGGCGGATGAGCACCGCCGACTGGTCACCCCGTACCCGGGCGATCACCGCGGGCCGCCCGGCAGGCCCGGACGCCCCGATGAACGTGCCGATCGCGCCGGCCAGCGCGCTGGGACTCGGCTACGCCCGGGAGCACGGCACCGAGACCTGGGCGGCCTTCGAGGACGCGATCGGTCAGCTCGAGGGCGGCACGGCCGTGGCCTACGCCTCCGGGATGGCCGCGATCTCCGCGGTGTTCGACCTGTTGCCAGCCGGGGCCGAGGTGGCCGTACCCGGTTACAGCTACGTGGGTACCCGCGACCTGCTCGACTACGCCGAACGTACCGGCCGGCTGCGCGGCAGGCGGATCGGACCGACCGACACCGCGGGCTGGGTCGCGGCGGCCGCCGAGGCCGACCTGCTGCTGCTGGAGTCGCCGACCAATCCCACGCTGGACCCGATGGACATCGCGGCCGTGGCCGAGGCGGCACGGGCGCATGGCGCGCGGGTGGTCGTGGACAACACCTTCGCCACCCCGCTCGGCCGGCAGCCGCTCGCGCTGGGCGCCGACCTGGTGCTGCACAGCGCGACCAAACTGATCGGCGGGCACAGCGACCTGCTGCTGGGGCTCGTGGTGAGCGGGGACGAGGAGCTCGCCGGCGCGCTGCGGGAGGCGCGGACCAGGGCCGGCGCGACCCCGGGTGTGCTGGAGACCTGGCTGGCCCTGCGCGGCTTGCGTACCCTGCCGGTGCGGCTGGCCGCGGCCTCCGAGACGGCCGCGCTGCTGGCCGAGCGGCTGGCCGCGCATCCGGCCGTGTGGAACGTGCGCCACCCGCCCGGCACCATGATCGCCTTCGAACTGGCGGACGCCGCGGCCGCGGACGCCTGCTGCGCGGCGCTGTCCCTGATCCAGCACGCCACCAGTCTCGGCGGGGTGGACAGCAGCATGGAACGGCGCGCGGCGCGGCCCGCGGATAGTCACGTCCCTGCCGGGATGCTCCGGTTCAGCGTCGGACTCGAAGATCCCGAGGACCTCTGGCGGGACCTCGAGTCCGCGCTGGACGAAGTGGACGGTGCGCGGAACACGGGAAGTGTTGCCCGATCGTGATCGTCGCTCGGGCACGGGCGTCGCTCGTGGCTGGACGGAACACAGTGGACGATCGGCGATCCGCCCGGCGCCGTGCGCCGAGTCACGGGCTCCCTCGACAAGGGACGATTGCGTTCCGCGTCCGCCGATCTGACGCTTCGCGACTGTTTAAACAGTGAATTACTAGTCCTTTTGGGCTAGAGCGAGTGCAACTGGGGTGTGTTGGGGTGCCGATTACCGCCCTGTGTAGGCTCCAACCTCGCTGGCCCGGGTGACCTTCACCCAGAACGGTGGCTCTTTCTCTACCTAGGTCTCTGCGGGTAGCAGCACCGCGCGGCTCTTGGGATCGCAGTACGGCACTCGAAAAGGAGACCCATGCCAAGAACGTCAACGATCGTGCGTGCCGGTGCCGCCCTCGCCGGCGCTTCGATCGCCATGATGCTGGCGGCACCCGCCGCCGGCGCGACCGAGGAGGCCCGGGGACGCGTCGACCGTGACGCGGACCAGAAGGGCTACGAGATCAACCTGGCCGGTCACGACAGGTCGTTGCATACCGCGAACTACAAGATCGACCTGCGGGGCGGTGAGTCCCTGCGGGTGTACTGCGTCGAGATCGGCACCTCGATCAAGGAAGACCAGGACATGGTCGAGCGTCCGTGGAACGACTTCCCCGACTCGGAAACGGACTTCCACGCCAACCGCGACAAGATCAACTGGGTGCTGCACCACGGCTACCCGTTCAAGGACCTCGAGACGATCGAGCAGGACCTCGAGGGAACCGCCGAGTTCAACGACGGCCTGAGCAAGCGTGAGGCCATCACGGCCACCCAGGCCGCGGTCTGGCACTACAGTGACGGCGTCGACCTCGACAAGGAGAGCCCGCTGGCCGGGGCACCCGATCCGGTGGCCGCGGACGTGCTGGCGCTGTACGGCTACCTGACGAACAAGAACAACAACACGGGCATCAGCGAGCCGGATCCGGCACTGGAGCTCACCCCGGCCGACGCCACCGGCAAGGCAGGCGAGCGGATCGGGCCGTTCACCGTTTCCACCAGCGGCGAGATCCAGAAGCTCGTTGCTGACGGGCTGCCGGAGGGTGCGACCCTCACCGACGCGGACGGCAAGGAACTGACCGCCGCCGACATCACCGACGGCACCGAGATTTTCGTGCACGTGCCGGAGGACGCCGAGGAGGGCAAGGGCAGCTTCGGCCTGAAGGCCAGCGCCGCGGTGAACACCGGCCGCCTGTTCGTCGGCGAGAACTACGACAAGGTGAAGGCGCAGTCGCTGATCGTCGCGACCTCGGACAAGCTCAAGCTGTCCGACGAGGCGATGGTGCGCTGGTCCGCCGCGGGCGAGACCCCGCCGACCACGGAGACCAGCACGACCACCGCGCCGAGCACGACCACGGAGGCAGCGCCCTCCACCACCGAGACCCCGGTGGCCCCGCAGTCCAACGAGGGCCCGCTGGCACAGACCGGTTTCTCCGCGATGACCCCGCTGGTGATCGGCCTCGTGCTGCTCGGTGGCGGCGCCGTGACGCTGCTCATCCTGCGCCGTCGCAAGGGAACGGCCAGCTCCTAACCGACCCCGGACTCCGGGTACGGGAAGGCTGAGGGGGATGCGGCGCCGGGTACTACCCAGCGCCGCATCCCCGCGTCACAGGCCGCGTAACCCCAGTTGACCAGTCGTTGCTGCATCGGATCCGGCATGCGGTGCAGCCGGGTCGGCACCTCCGCCAGCCGCAGCGTCCGCCGCGCGGGAGCCGGCAAGGTGTCGTCCAGCCCGAACTCGCCGATATCGGTGTAGGTCCCCCAGTACGCCCCGCCGAACTCGCCGTCCCGGTAGGACTCGCGGAGCTGGCCGGTGCGCAGGCTGCGCACCTGATTGTCCACGACGTCCATGGCGCGCAGCAGGTGCCGCGGCCAGTCGGCCGGAACCTTGACCAGCTCCTCCATCCGCATCCCACCGTCGCTGACCAGCACCGTGGCGCATCGCTCGGTGACCGGCTCCAGGCCGAGGTTGTCGTAGACCCCGCCGTCGGAGAGCACCACCTTGCGCGGGCGCTCGCTGTCGCCGTCGCCGGGGATGTCCCATTCCCGTACCCGCAGGCGCGCGGGGGAGAGGAACGGCGGGAAGGCCGAGGAGGCGGCGACCGCGTTGGCAAGGGGGATCGCCGGTTCCAGTACCCCGCCCACCTTCGTGTCACCCATCCGTTCCCTTGAGAACCGCCACAGCGCGCCGTTCTGCAGGTTCGTCGCGGTGAACACGAACCGCGGCGTTGCCGGAAGGTCACGCAGCAGCCGGTCGCCGTACAGCCTGCGGCGCAACGAGGTCGCCACCTCCTCGCCGACGCTGCGACCCGGCTTGAGCAGGCCGCGCAGCGTGGCCCAGACATCCACGTTCACCCGCGCCAGTGCGCGCAGCGGCCGCACCACGAGTTCGGTGAGGTTCCCGGCGACCCCCCGGTCGAACTCCAGCTCGGGCCAGGCATGCGCGAGCGTTCCGGCGGCGATGGCACCGCTGGACACGCTGGAGATCAGCGACAGCCTCGGCAGGTAGCCGAGCTCGTTCAGCCGCCACAGCACCCCGGTGTGGAACAGCATGGCGCGGTAGCCGCCGCCGGAGAGGCACAGACCGATCCCGTCGCGCTGCATGAGCCCAGATTAGTGGCTTCTCGTCACCGTTCGATCACTACATGTAGGGCTCACTGAAAGCCCAATGGCGGCCTGTGCCGCATGCCGACCATCAGGGCGACCGGTGCCGCCCAGCCTTGCCGCCGGGCAGCTTGAGGATGGTCCGGACGTTCGGTGGCGGGTCCGCCTTGTCGGTGACCACAGAATGCAGGATGCCGTTGTAGATCAGGTCCCACATGGCCTGGTTCTTCTGTACGTCGTTGAGGGCGACCTGGACGTTCTGTCCAGACGCGTTACGCATGCGCAGCATAGTCTTGGCCCCGGCCGCGCCGATCTTGATCTCGGTCAGCTCGTAGAGGTCCACCCACGCGGTCCGGTGCTGGAACCAGGTAGCCCCTGCGGCCAGCCAGTCCTTGGAAGCCTGCCGGTAGACGATTCCGGCGAAGAACAGCATCAAGGGCAGGGTCAGGTACCAGGTTCGTACGAGCCAGCTCACATCCCAGTTGATGAGCGAGAGCAGGACCACTGCCAGGCCGATCAACATGGCCGCCAACTGTAAAGAGTAGCCCAAAGTGTGCTGACGCCATTCCAGTACCGGTCCCTGGTTCGCCGGTATGGGTGGATGTTTGCGGGGCCGCCGATCGGTAGGGGTCGATTCGTCTCCGCCGAAGCTGCGTGGCGCGGTGGGCGGTCGTGGCTCGCCAGTATCCGGATCGGGTTGCGGAGGAAGCCATGGCTGTGCCGCTGGTGTCTCGGTCATGGTCAGAACAGGTTCCCAGCCCAGCGGCCGAACTCGCCTGCCCGGTCGCCGACCCAACCCGCGGCGTCGCCCGCTGCCTCACCGACGTCCTCGGCCTTGCGTCCGATCCAGGCCATGGCATTCGGGTCGACTTGATCCGCCGCGTGGTCGATCGACCATTCGTTGATCTCCGGCCAGTGGTTCACGACCTCGCCGACACCGAAGGCGACGGCGGCGCCGACCCCGACGGCGACGAGTGTGGCTGGTCCGCCGGCGAGGCTGAGCGATGCCGCAGTGGCAAGCGCGGCTTCGGTGGCGAGCGAGCCGACAACCGCTCCGCCGAGATTGGCGCCCGCTGACTTCGCCCACTCATCGGCGTCCTTGCCCCAGCTTTCGATCGCCGTCTGGCCCCCGGCCAGCACGATACCGACAACGGGAACCTTGGAGCCGAGCTTCGCCAAGGCTCCCGAGCTGTCATCGACGGAGTTGACCAGGTTTCGCGCCAACAGGTCGCCGAGCTTGGTGTCCTTGACACCGACGGCGAGGTTGGTGTTGGCGCGGGCCACTCTCGCGGCGTCATCGGCCGAGTTCTCGAAGACGCCCGCCGCGCGGGTGGCGGCGGCCCGGTGCCAGGGGTCGTCGACCTCGGAGAGGATCTTGGCGTAGGTGGCGGCCTGGGCATAGCGGGTCTGGGCGGTCAGGTTCCACTTGCCCGCCTGCTGGATGGCGGAGCCGACCGTGCCGGTGGCAGCTCCGGCGAGCTGCCACCACTTCTGCTTGCTGGCGTCGTTCAGCACGGTCTGCCAGGTGCTCATCCTCTGACCGAGGGTGTCGTGGGCGGCCTTCTCGATCCCGCGGGCCTCGCTGGCGATGGTCTGCGCCTCCCGGTAGGCGGCCAGCTTGCGCTGGTAGTCGGCCTGCGCCGCGGCCGCGTCCGGGTGGTCCGCGGTCAGCATGCCGGGAACCGGCGGCCCGGTGAAGTCGGCGGGGTAGACGGCGTTATGTGGTTCCTCGATGACATCCCCGTTGACGGTCAGGCCCGCGCCGGTGGCGATGCCTCGCGCGTGCTCGAGCCTGGCCCGGACGGTGGCGATGTCGTCGGCGAAGTCACCCAGGGCGCGGCCGGCGTCCCCGGTGCTCGCGGCGATGTCGTCGGCGCCCTTGCCCGCCGAGGCCATGTTGCCCCGGAACGCCTCGCTGGCCGTGCCGGTCCACATCGCCTCGGACTCCCCGCGGGCCCGGTGGAAGTTCGTCGCCACGGCCTCGACGCCGGTGTCCAGCGCGGCCAGCTTCGTCGCAGTCTCCCGGCAGGATGCCTCCTGCGCCGCCACTCGCAGGTCGACGCCCATGTCAGCCGATCTCCCTGCACGGTACCGCCAGCTCGGCACCGGCGGCCTGGTCGGCGGCGTCGTAGGAGTTCTGCGCAGCCTGGGCGTCGTCGGCCGAGTCGGCCGCGGCCATGGTCACCTTGCCGACCACCCCGCTGAGCACGACCAGGGCGCTGGCGACGATGCCGGTGGAGTCGCCCGCGTTCGGGATCGTCGGCGCGTCGGTGGCCAGGTCCGACAGGTTCCGTGCACCCTCGGCCAGCGGTCTTGCGAGCCGGTTCAGGTCGTCGACCTGGAATCCCTCAGCCATGCCGCATGTCCTCGGTCAGCTCGACGTTCAGCGCCAGGAAATCGAACGCACCGGTGTCGTAGAGCCGTTCCAGCTTGTGCGCGGGTACGGCGATCCATGGCTGGCTCGCGCCACAGCCGGCCACCAGGAGTTCTTGTGAGCTGTAGGCGACCAGTGCGGTTCGGCCGTCCTCGGTCCGGCGTAGCTCCAGGCTGGCCGCCGGGTCGCCGGCCTCGACCCGCTGCGTGGGCAGGTAGACGAGCTCAGGCGTCTCCCCCTCGTGCATGGCACATTCCCCTCCGTGACACTGCCGCTCCCCATCGGCAGTGTAGGAGGTGAACGAACTACCGGTACCGCCCTTCGAGTGACGGAACGTGTCAGCGAGTGGAGCTGAGGGTGGCGAGGAAGGCCGACCAGGCGGTGGGGCTCAGGGCGAGGGGGGCGCCTGCGGGGTTCTTGGAGTCCCGTACGCCGACGACCCGGCCGGAGGTCGCGACCTCGACGCAGTTCTGCCCGGCTGTGCTGTAGCTGCTCCTGCGCCAGCCGGTGAAGTGGTGCTCCGCCGAGATCATCGTGCGCCTCCTCGTTGTCTGGCTAGAAGCCCACGGGTGCCTCCGTGGTCAGCTCGTGCAGCACCTTGCCGATCAGCCGCGCCGATCGGCCGGTGTCCAGGCCCGCCTGCATCAGCGTGTCGAAGGACTCGCGGTACCGCCGGGTTTCCGCGGCCTCCTCCAGGAACAGGCCACCCGTCTGATTCTCCAGGTATACGACATCGGGGTCCAGCTCCCGGTTGGCGAAGCGGGCCAGCACGAACGGGCCGGTCATCGCCGGATGCTCCCCGGCGGCGAACGGCAGCACCTGCAAGCTGACATGCGACCGGTGGGCCAGCTCCAGCAGGTGCCGCAGCTGCTCGCGCATCACCTCCACCCCGCCGGTCACCCTGCGGATCACCGCCTCGTTCAGCACCACCCACAGCCGGAGCTCGCCACCGAGCAGCCTGCCCTGGCGGGCCATGCGCGCGCCGGTGTAGCGCTGAACCTCGATCTGGTGGTCCGGGCGGGTGGCGTTGTTGATGGCGTTGGCGTAGCCCTCGGTCTGCAGCAGGCCGGGAACGACCTCGCCTTCGTAGGTGCGGATCTCCACGGCCTCGTTCTCCAGCGCGAGATAGCTGGCGAACTTGGTCGTCAACGCGTCCTGGTACTTGTGCCAGACGCCGCGTTGCCTGCCCTCCCTTGCCAGGGCCAGCAGTGGTTCGGCCTCGTCCTCGGGCACGTCGAGCAGGTCCAGGACCGCCTTCAGCTCCAGGGTGCGGATGCCGACCCGGCCCGCCTCGATCTTGGAGATCTTGGCCTGGGAGCAGTCCAGCGTCTCGGCCACCTCGGTATGCGTGCGCCCGGCGTGTTCACGCAGCCTGCGCAGTTCGTGCCCGAGCCTGCGGCGGCGCAGGGTGCTGCCCTGTGCGGTGCTCACGATGAATCCCTCCGAATGTGCTTGCCGTCACAAGGCCCATCGGCGAGGGCGGGACCGGGGCTGAGCGAAACATCCGAGGTTCACCCGATAGTACTCATATTCCTTTGGAATATTCTCTTGGTTGCCATGTGGCTCAGCAGCGCTGGGCAGCGCGGGCCGGGCGGTGCATACTGGGGTTGCCCATGCGAGTACGGTTCCGCGTCGCGATCGCCGCGTTGCTGCTGCTCGTGCCCGCATGCTCGGCGGGGTCCACGGCTACCGTCGGCGGCGGGGAGTCCACCCTCGCCGTCGGGTTCAGCGCCGAGCCGAAGAACTTCGACTTCACCACCACCGACGGCGCCGCGATCCCGCAGGCCCTGCTCTACAACGTCTACGAGGGCCTGGTGAAACTGGACGGCTCGGGCCGGATCGTGCCCCTGCTGGCGAAGTCCTGGACGATCAGCCCCGACCGGCTCACCTACGACTTCCGGCTGCACGAGGGTGTCACCTTCGCGGGCGGTGCGCCGTTCACCGCCGAGGACGTGAAGTTCTCCATCGAGCGGGTGCAGACGGAGTGGACGGTCTCGCTGAAGTCCGCGATGGACGTGGTCGACCACGTGGAGGTCGTCGAGCCGACACACGCCAGGGTGGTGCTGACCCGGCCGAGCAACTCCTGGCTGTTCAGCATGGCCGGCCGGGTCGGCGCGATGTTCAGCCGCACCGGGGTGTCCGACCTGGCCAACAAACCGGTGGGCACCGGGCCGTACCTGGTGGCGGGCCGGCGCAGGGGCGAGGAGATCGTGCTCCGCGAGAACCCCGGCTACCGGGGCGAGAAACCCGCGTACGACACCGTGCACCTGAAGTACTACCCGGACCCGACCGCGCTGAACAACGCGTTGCTGAGCAACGGGATCGACGTCATCTCCGCGATCGCGGCGCCGGACTCGATCCCGCAGTTCGAGGCGGACGAGCGGTTCGACGTCAGCCAGGGCACCACCAACGGCGAGGTCGTGCTGGCCTTCAACAACGCCCGGCCACCGCTGGACGACGTCCGGGTGCGCCGGGCGCTGACCATGGCCATCGATCGCGAGGCGCTGCTGGCCACCGCGATGGCCGGCCGCGGCACCCTGATCGGCAGCATGGTCCCGCCGACCGATCCCTGGTACGAGGACCTCTCCGGGTTCCACCCGCACGATCCGGAGCGGGCGCGCGCCCTGCTCGCCGAGGCCGGGGCCACCGACCTGAACCTGCGGCTGCGGATCCCGAACCTGCCGTACGCGATGTCCTCGGCCCAGGTGGTCACCTCGCAACTGGCCGAGGTGGGTGTGCGGGTCACCATCGAGCCGCTGGACTTCCCCGCGGTATGGCTGCAGCGGGTGTTCACCGACCACGACTACGACCTTTCGATCATCCAGCACGTCGAGGCGCGGGACATCACCACCTTCGGCGATCCGGACTACTACTGGGGCTACGACAACCCACGGGTGCGGGAGTTGCTGACCGAGGCCGACACCGGCACCCCGGAGCAACGGATCGCGCGGATGCGTGAGGTGGCGCGCACCATCACCGCGGACGCCGCCGCCTGCTGGCTGTTCCTCTTCCCGAACGTGGTGGCCGCCAAGAAGGAGGTCACCGGGCTGGTGCGCAACCAGGTCAGCGAGTCCTTCGACCTCACGGGGTTGGGGAGCGCGGGATGATCGCGGCGGTACTGCGGCGCGCCGCGATCTTCGCGGGCAGCGTGCTCGCCGCCTCGATCGTGATCTTCCTGTGCATGGCGGTGCTGCCCGGCGACCCGGCACAGGTGGCCCTCGGGGTGA
Proteins encoded in this region:
- a CDS encoding ABC transporter substrate-binding protein, with the protein product MRVRFRVAIAALLLLVPACSAGSTATVGGGESTLAVGFSAEPKNFDFTTTDGAAIPQALLYNVYEGLVKLDGSGRIVPLLAKSWTISPDRLTYDFRLHEGVTFAGGAPFTAEDVKFSIERVQTEWTVSLKSAMDVVDHVEVVEPTHARVVLTRPSNSWLFSMAGRVGAMFSRTGVSDLANKPVGTGPYLVAGRRRGEEIVLRENPGYRGEKPAYDTVHLKYYPDPTALNNALLSNGIDVISAIAAPDSIPQFEADERFDVSQGTTNGEVVLAFNNARPPLDDVRVRRALTMAIDREALLATAMAGRGTLIGSMVPPTDPWYEDLSGFHPHDPERARALLAEAGATDLNLRLRIPNLPYAMSSAQVVTSQLAEVGVRVTIEPLDFPAVWLQRVFTDHDYDLSIIQHVEARDITTFGDPDYYWGYDNPRVRELLTEADTGTPEQRIARMREVARTITADAAACWLFLFPNVVAAKKEVTGLVRNQVSESFDLTGLGSAG